From a single Capsicum annuum cultivar UCD-10X-F1 chromosome 12, UCD10Xv1.1, whole genome shotgun sequence genomic region:
- the LOC107851104 gene encoding probable aminotransferase TAT2, with amino-acid sequence MGSQTNSLGENYTKELEITTTKMTVKRILGLVMDNIDGDDERKREVISLGIGDPTAHSCFHTTDAAKEAVVETLLLDKFNGYSSTGGLPITRKAIASYLSRDLCDDLSPEDVYITVGCTQAIEISISILAKQNSNILLPRPGYPTYALCANYRNVEVRYYDLVPEKNWEVNLEAIEGLADQNTIAIVIINPGNPCGNVYSYDHLEKIAETAKRVKTLVIADEVYGHLAFGETPFISMGLFSSITPVLTLGSLSKRWLIPGWRLGWFVINDPNCTFKSPKVIERINKYLDICASATTFIQAAVPKIIKNTKEDFFRNTLKMLKKNSDLCYEKILEIPCINCPFKSQGSMVVMVKIITTLLQDISDDMDFCFKLAREESVILLPGTAMGLKNWVRITFAVEPSCLEEGLKRLKSFCLRHSKPKK; translated from the exons ATGGGAAGCCAAACAAATTCTTTAGGTGAAAATTACACAAAAGAGTTGGAAATTACAACTACAAAGATGACTGTCAAAAGGATTCTTGGCTTGGTGATGGACAACATAGATGGAG ATGATGAAAGGAAGAGGGAAGTGATCTCTTTGGGAATAGGAGACCCAACAGCTCATTCTTGCTTCCACACAACAGATGCAGCTAAGGAAGCTGTTGTTGAAACCCTTCTTCTTGATAAATTCAATGGCTACTCTTCCACTGGTGGTCTTCCCATTACtagaaa GGCAATTGCAAGCTACTTGTCAAGAGATCTTTGTGATGATTTATCACCAGAAGATGTGTACATTACTGTTGGTTGCACACAAGCTATagaaatatcaatatctattCTTGCAAAACAAAATTCTAACATTTTGCTACCAAGGCCTGGCTACCCAACTTATGCACTTTGTGCTAATTATAGAAATGTTGAAGTTAG gTACTATGATCTTGTACCTGAGAAAAATTGGGAAGTTAATTTGGAGGCAATTGAAGGTTTGGCTGACCAAAATACCATTGCAATTGTCATTATAAATCCTGGGAATCCTTGTGGAAATGTTTACTCATATGACCATTTGGAGAAG atAGCAGAAACCGCAAAGCGAGTGAAGACATTGGTCATAGCAGATGAAGTTTATGGACATCTTGCTTTTGGAGAAACCCCATTTATATCAATGGGATTATTTAGTTCAATAACACCAGTATTAACACTTGGTTCTTTGTCAAAAAGATGGTTAATTCCTGGTTGGAGACTTGGTTGGTTTGTCATTAACGATCCTAATTGCACCTTTAAATCCCCTAAG GTTATTGAGCGTATCAATAAGTATCTCGACATATGTGCAAGTGCAACAACTTTCATACAG GCAGCAGTCCCCAAAATTATTAAAAACACCAAAGAGGATTTCTTCAGGAATACACTCAAAATGCTCAAgaaaaattcagatttatgttaTGAAAAGATACTAGAAATTCCATGCATAAATTGCCCTTTCAAATCTCAAGGCTCAATGGTTGTTATG GTGAAGATCATTACAACTCTCCTCCAAGATATAAGTGATGACATGGACTTTTGCTTTAAGCTTGCCAGAGAGGAATCTGTCATTCTACTTCCTG gAACTGCTATGGGACTAAAAAATTGGGTTAGAATCACATTTGCAGTTGAGCCATCTTGTCTTGAAGAAGGATTAAAAAGACTGAAATCTTTTTGCCTCAGGCATTCCAAGCCCAAAAAATGA